The following proteins are encoded in a genomic region of Magnolia sinica isolate HGM2019 chromosome 1, MsV1, whole genome shotgun sequence:
- the LOC131242939 gene encoding transcription factor MYB30-like: MVRAPCCEKVGLKKGAWTAEEDRKLKAYVEINGPGNWRALPKNAGLLRCGKSCRFRWMNYLRPDVKRGNYSREEEETIIKLHELLGNRWSTIAASLPGRTDNEIKNVWYSHLKTRLKGKPTTQETNKPTMETPKCNAGALKEELRSIVSPSNVPTIPISENSSYIQMYQQSSDDSFPISSNSSNCNTFMVENYIDLSVTVDQLLQLQFSPVLNGDSKGSIDPYDDDLRSFWLNLFMEAEG, translated from the exons ATGGTGAGAGCTCCTTGCTGTGAGAAGGTTGGATTGAAGAAGGGGGCATGGACAGCAGAAGAAGATCGGAAGCTTAAAGCTTACGTGGAGATAAATGGACCTGGGAACTGGCGAGCTCTTCCTAAAAATGCAG GTTTATTACGGTGTGGGAAGAGTTGCAGATTCAGGTGGATGAATTACCTTAGACCAGATGTTAAAAGAGGGAACTATAGCAGGGAGGAGGAAGAAACTATCATCAAATTACATGAATTACTTGGTAATAG ATGGTCTACAATCGCAGCGAGTTTACCAGGAAGAACCGACAATGAAATAAAAAACGTTTGGTACAGCCATCTGAAAACGCGGCTGAAAGGAAAGCCGACGACCCAAGAAACCAACAAGCCCACCATGGAAACACCCAAGTGCAATGCTGGAGCTTTAAAGGAAGAGTTACGATCTATTGTCTCACCCTCGAATGTACCAACCATCCCAATATCAGAAAATTCGAGCTACATTCAAATGTACCAGCAGTCTTCTGACGATTCATTTCCCATAAGCAGCAATTCCTCAAATTGCAACACGTTCATGGTGGAGAATTACATAGATTTGTCTGTGACAGTCGACCAATTGCTTCAATTGCAGTTCTCTCCAGTTTTGAATGGAGATTCCAAGGGTTCAATTGATCCGTACGATGACGATCTCAGAAGTTTTTGGTTAAATCTCTTCATGGAAGCAGAAGGGTGA